The Eleutherodactylus coqui strain aEleCoq1 chromosome 10, aEleCoq1.hap1, whole genome shotgun sequence genome contains the following window.
tgtagcagagctgtgtgtgtgtgatgtgtggggctcaggccggtgctgcagtgacagtgtcgggacccgaggaggagagcggaggagcaATACATGCGATACGAGGTatgcaccatgtactgcatgtaatcttgtatgtttaggtggtatacgttatatacgttatataattacatacaggacatatctaccgtacatcagcatcactatatacaggggaggtatatctgctgtatatagtgatatggatgcTGGGGTAACCTGAGTATCtcatgcatataattatatatgtgtagattgtatgcgatgccAGCGTCTGCAGACTGCAGTGTGTTGTAGCGAGTAGATGGCATGTGATTcccactaaacgtcatctacttgtgagaacacgctggcctggatcccACACATGTGCACAGccgctggacgggatccaggagataaaggaggaaaaaatgctgcgataagccacgccccctttttaccATAGCCGGTATTTTTTGGCAACCCTGGCACAAACACATATATTAGGTCTCATGCAGATGGccgagtcggatcccgctgcgagaattctggtgCCCCGGCATTTACCTTATACTCacccgtccggcgtcttctctctctgcaccgcgatgtgccggctggcgcacagctacacatgcgcagtacagagccgGCGCGCCAGCCGTGACGTTCCTGTGCCGGCCTCTGCCAAGCTCTACAATACatcatatatacccaaaaatagtaccaataaaaactacagctcgccacacaaaaagcGAACCCCATCCAGCGGGGCGGGCGGGGAAGTAAAAAATATAGTTATtgcttttgaagagtggagattaaaatcccccGAAAGTCATCGTGTCCAGAAGAGGCGGCGTCACTGAGGGGTTCTCTCACGACGGGTTTAACCCATCATACAGACACTCCAGCTCACCCTGAAGTGTACGGCAGCGGGCAGCTGCACATGCGCACCACTTCGGCCATCTCCGGTGGTTccattgaatggagtggtggtgtacAGGCACGCACCCGCTGCCGTACAGCTGAGGGTGTCGCCATGGCGGGTAAAACCTGGCATGACACAAGCCTCTTTAGACCGGCTTGTCGCTGTTGCTGGAGTTGACCATCAGGTTCCTCCTAGATGGCGGTGATCCCCCGTATGTACAACATGGTGGTATACATCGGTGCTACATAAACACCCGCTCAGGCAGTCTGTGCACCGAATCCACAATATGGAGATCATTTATCGAGATGACCACAGAATATCATCCATATGACGTCCGCTCAATGCCCAGCAGCCCAGATCCCTCCGCCACGCTGTACGCTACCTGGCACTGAGGCGTAGAGGTCCaaacactgctcccagcatgcACATGGGCAGCCCGGTCTGCACGGCTTCAAACCACTTGACTACGACTTCTCCTGCACAAAGAAAGCAAACAGGATCAGCAGAGGTCAATGCCTCATCTGCCCCCTACTGGCCGCACAAGTCTGCGCGCTCACCCAGCATGTTAGTTGGCATTCCCAGCAAGGTGTGCAAGAGGTCATGGACTTCCCGATACCGCTGAGCTACATATGCCAGCTCCTCGTCATCCACAAACTTCACCGGCATGCGAGTGTCGGGTGTGACGTGCTGCGGCAAGACACAATAGTCATTAGAGCAACACTTTGAAAACCAGCTACATgtgctttggatgtgactagagtctTAAGATGGCGGTCACTTACATTGTCATCCAGGAATCTGACATATTCTCTGCCGAACGTCCCGGTGGGCAACTCTCTAAGCCTCGAAATGTCCAAATTAGACATCCGGATACGGGGGCGCTCCCTGCCAGAAGAAGAATCCCCAATGTGCCTATTAAAGCGACCCTGCGatcctggacaaaccaagatggccgcagcGCTTCCCTGTCTACCTGATGTACACAGTGCAGTGGTAGGCTAAGGCCGCTCTGATTGACCAGCTTTAAGTGGTAAGCGTGACAATAAAGGGTTAACCTTTCTTTTGAATAGTTTTCAGATTTAAAGGGTTTGTTTCCCGAAATAAAGTTGACCCTTTCCacaagataggagataacttgctgatcattgggggtccaacCGCTGCGACCCGCACCGCTCCCAAGAACAGGGCCCTGGCGCGTCTTGACGTGACGGCAGTGGTGGGCCAACTTGAGCACCAGCGCTCCACTCGTTCCAGTGTGACTGCAGCAGGTCGCCAAGTTCAGGCACTCACCTACTTCCTGTGGTCCCACTGAAACGAGTGGAGAGGTGGTGCTCAAGTAGGACTGCCACTGCCGTCACTTCAAGACACGCCACAGCcctgttctctagatcggtgggGTCCGACCACTAAGCGCACGCCCCCAATCAGCAGGttctctcctatcctgtggacggGGGATAACTTCCTTTCATGGAACAAACCCTTTAAATCTCAAAAACGGAGGAACTTTGCTTTAACGATTTGGAGTTACAGCAGATCAtgttctccagtcacatccagagctgcattcacaattctgctgacaGTCATAGCCCTATGGATGCCTTCACCCTGACtatatatgctgtggattttgctgtacAAGCCATGTGAGTGAGGTTTAAAGAAATTCATTCACGCAGAGCAGAAAACTTTGGCGCAGAATCTACAAGACATCTGAAATACGCCACGAATTCTACATCCGCAGCGTGCCAATttgtgctgcggattttgacgGCAGATTCCAAACCTCGCAGTGCGCCACTTACATGCCAACTTGTCCGCTGCAGATTTGCTGCCGATTTTCCACTGTGGCCAATCCGCAGCGAGTACAGAGGGCACCGGCAGTCCGAGGCTTCCTCCGCTCGCTGATAGGGGTGGCCTCTTACTGTACAGCTTGCAGTGCCAACACACTCAACGTATGCTGTATACAAGCCACGAAGGAGTAGAAGTGtaatgcagctctgggtgtgactggagtataatagGACATGTAGATGATGTAACTCACTGTAGGATCTGCAGCCCCTCTGGGTCTCCGCTCATCCTCCTGTGCAGGTCCTGCAGCGCCCGGGTACCGGTGGTCTCGCCAAGAACAGCAATCATATCTGGAGAGAGAAGACAGAAGCCGATAACACACAAGCGATGAGTTATGCTGGAGGGAAACAACGGGGTCAAAGTGTCCCCCTCTGTACAGTCGCTGCCCCCTACTGGAAAGAAAAGCCCAAGAGGTCTGGAACCCCCAATAATGGAGACCAAGCGCTGGTTTACAAACCTCTCATTCATTTAAAGGGCTTCTCAGGGACTTTACTATTAAGGGCTTCTCCTTAGGGGTCCGCTGGTCATGATCCCTGTCGATGGAGTAGGAGCATTCGTTTTCACGATCGTCGGGCCATAAAAAATTACAAATGTCTTGTTTTGgctaaattcacacaggggagtacGGTATTGGGCTGACAAACTCAACCCCAAATCCCGCTTGGCAATGTGCGTTTTTGCGCTGATGCAAGGCCTTTTTTCATTCAAACACAGCGCGACGATTCTGGGAAGCCGCGATCCTCAGGTGTGTTTAACGTGCGTCAGACGATCGCCAACGTTTCCAATTAATTGTGACTCAACGGGCGCGACGTTCTGAGGGAGCGTCCAAGGATAGAacatggatttcatattcgtTCGAGTTCTGTTTGTCTCGCTTCACATGAACTTCTCGCCGCGTGAATGGGCCCTTAATGCGGTGGAAAAGAAGCTAGCATTATTGGCCGCGCATCCCCCCTCCCCGCGTGACCGAGGGATGtgcaaggctgcattcacaccacCGCAGTGCATTCGCATGTTAGCTCCCGTGTTACAGATAAATATTGCACTTCGAACATGCATCTTTTGGCCCGAACTCACATACGGCTCTCTGATGCGTGGGTTGGTGTCAGCAGACCCGGGACGCTCGTCTGTAATACGGTTGTGTAGAACGATTTTATTGCCGTTTGTCTCCAGTGCAGCCGGCTTCGGCCGCGGCGGACACTGAAACCAGAGCTGATTTTGTTGATCAGCGCTCATTTAAAGAGCCGTGTGATCCCATCCAAGGCTGTAGTAATGCGGGCAAGTGCAGGGGAGATCGGACCCACAGCGCAATTGTTTGCTagtgggggaagggggagaaattGCTTATGTGCATCTGATGAATCGGCTCTTTTCCCGTGTGAGCTCCACCCATATCATATCGCAATCAGTCAGACCTCGCACAGGAagatcgcccgtgtaaatacaccctaagggctcattcacacgggcgtggtttcaccacatattacgcaCGCGATGTACGCCTGTGTAGCTGGCGGTGAATGAcgtcagtgaaagtacattgattttcattcatGCATTCGCATTATCATATACATACACAAAAACCGCAGCGCGCTCCATCACGCACGAACCGCTATATTGTTTTCTAGGGTAGCGGACGTAATGC
Protein-coding sequences here:
- the COQ4 gene encoding ubiquinone biosynthesis protein COQ4 homolog, mitochondrial; this encodes MGLLVVPAWRTLRAAAPLFPGLRFGSIQACDNPAEGPAGDRGSTSATGEPRGLYPHHIPTNVLQKLLLSAGSAAVSLYDPYRHDMIAVLGETTGTRALQDLHRRMSGDPEGLQILQERPRIRMSNLDISRLRELPTGTFGREYVRFLDDNHVTPDTRMPVKFVDDEELAYVAQRYREVHDLLHTLLGMPTNMLGEVVVKWFEAVQTGLPMCMLGAVFGPLRLSARRQKKLVELVPWAVQSGRDARCVLNFYYEKRWEQPVESLREEIGIPPPPTIKV